Proteins from a genomic interval of Chelonoidis abingdonii isolate Lonesome George chromosome 7, CheloAbing_2.0, whole genome shotgun sequence:
- the NEUROG1 gene encoding neurogenin-1 has product MPSAPETRYSAAENSGDVSSCLDSSLRARAEPSPAPSPEEEPGRKRRRGRCRARNEAALHTLRKSRRVKANDRERNRMHNLNAALDELRGVLPTFPEDTKLTKIETLRFAYNYIWALSETLRLADHKAPPPPRDLLLLPGYLSPDAPPSPGSDAGSWLSTASSLSACTSNPSSPATSEDYGYAPPEPLFACHGLPGELLRSASCCARYPPANAAV; this is encoded by the coding sequence ATGCCGTCCGCCCCGGAGACCCGCTACTCCGCCGCGGAGAACAGCGGCGACGTGTCCTCCTGTCTGGACAGCAGCCTGCGAGCCCGGGCCGAGCCCTCCCCGGCGCCAAGCCCGGAGGAGGAGCCGGGGCGCAAGCGGCGCCGGGGCCGCTGCCGGGCGCGGAACGAGGCTGCCCTGCACACGCTGCGGAAGAGCCGGCGGGTGAAGGCGAACGACCGGGAGCGGAACCGCATGCACAACCTCAACGCGGCGCTGGACGAGCTGCGCGGCGTCCTGCCCACCTTCCCCGAGGACACCAAGCTGACCAAGATCGAGACGCTGCGCTTCGCCTACAACTACATCTGGGCCCTCTCCGAAACCCTGCGCCTGGCCGACCACAAAGCCCCGCCGCCTCCGcgggacctgctgctgctgcccggcTACCTGAGCCCCGACGCCCCGCCCAGCCCCGGCAGCGATGCGGGCTCCTGGCTTTCCACCGCCTCCTCCTTGTCCGCCTGCACGTCCAACCCCAGCAGCCCAGCCACCTCCGAAGACTATGGCTACGCGCCCCCCGAGCCCCTCTTCGCCTGCCACGGCCTCCCCGGGGAGCTGCTGCGGAGCGCCTCGTGCTGCGCCCGGTACCCCCCGGCGAACGCCGCCGTGTGA